One genomic segment of Pedobacter endophyticus includes these proteins:
- a CDS encoding response regulator transcription factor, whose amino-acid sequence MINKVLLQQNHVAISEREVEIVHLLSMGYNSKEIGEMLFISEHTVNTHRRNMVRKLDLKNSYQLIVWAFKERILSF is encoded by the coding sequence ATGATTAACAAAGTTCTGCTTCAGCAAAATCATGTCGCTATAAGTGAGCGAGAGGTTGAAATAGTGCATTTATTATCTATGGGCTACAACAGCAAGGAGATTGGCGAAATGCTGTTTATAAGCGAGCATACAGTAAATACACACCGAAGAAATATGGTTAGAAAACTCGATTTGAAAAATTCGTACCAGCTTATTGTCTGGGCCTTTAAAGAAAGAATATTGTCCTTTTAA
- a CDS encoding sensor histidine kinase: protein MQSETTQIVILVGISTLIFLLMPVFLIFYIKISIKYRKNHLLEKAAMQQKFEAEILQTLVEVQDQTMQSIATELHDNVGQLLSLTTLTLNSVDLSNTEKTRKKIENSLSLVNNSIKELRELAKILHGEQLVENGLGNAIEQEINWLNKAGTYQLIINNQLLGLSVTSPNKDLIILRLLQEIINNIIKHAQATEIEIAASFSDNTLQLTVKENGIGFDYEQIKEKKTGMGLSSIFKRVDMIKGSLNIQSAPNKGTAISIEIPYP, encoded by the coding sequence ATGCAGAGCGAAACAACGCAAATCGTTATCTTAGTTGGAATATCGACACTGATATTTTTACTGATGCCCGTTTTTTTGATCTTTTACATTAAGATCAGTATCAAATACCGGAAAAACCATTTGCTGGAAAAAGCCGCCATGCAGCAAAAATTTGAGGCAGAAATTCTTCAAACGCTGGTAGAAGTTCAAGATCAGACGATGCAAAGTATTGCCACAGAACTGCACGATAACGTTGGGCAGCTACTGAGTTTAACCACTTTAACGTTAAACTCAGTAGACCTTTCGAACACAGAAAAGACCAGAAAAAAAATTGAAAACTCACTTTCTCTGGTCAACAATTCAATAAAAGAGCTCAGAGAACTTGCCAAAATACTGCATGGCGAGCAATTGGTAGAAAACGGCCTTGGTAACGCCATCGAACAAGAAATTAACTGGTTAAACAAAGCTGGTACTTATCAGCTCATTATCAACAATCAGCTTTTGGGCTTATCAGTTACATCGCCCAATAAAGATCTGATCATTTTGCGTCTGCTTCAGGAAATTATTAATAACATTATTAAACATGCCCAGGCAACCGAAATTGAAATTGCCGCTTCATTTAGCGATAATACACTGCAACTAACTGTGAAAGAAAATGGGATCGGTTTCGATTACGAACAAATTAAAGAAAAAAAGACAGGCATGGGCTTAAGTTCAATTTTTAAGCGGGTTGATATGATTAAAGGAAGCCTGAACATCCAATCGGCACCCAACAAAGGCACAGCAATATCAATCGAAATTCCTTATCCTTAA
- a CDS encoding ABC transporter permease — translation MRSFYISLVSEFYKSRKTLAFWAAIILPLVVCGLVSFGFYTNADKILNLNYPPMMLWLRYIGAALGVMGILILPFYVIFMAFSVNNIEHKNDTWKTLFAQPLNKLSIYAAKYFYAVILVVICLFLFGVLSFAFGHLLQALVPRYNFNQYDPSPLLIKFYIKLFLSSLGILSIQFILSLLWGDFLKPMGIGFVGTIMGIITGNLGWKYAYLIPYSHPSLVLSSSSSAKNLSNPANIEIFNQAIYTSLIYAVALFVIGYFIVTKKSIK, via the coding sequence ATGCGCTCTTTTTATATTTCACTCGTTTCTGAGTTTTACAAATCCAGAAAAACGCTCGCATTTTGGGCTGCAATTATATTACCGCTCGTTGTTTGCGGCCTGGTTTCTTTTGGTTTTTATACCAATGCAGATAAAATTCTGAACCTAAATTATCCGCCAATGATGCTCTGGTTGCGGTACATTGGTGCTGCGCTTGGCGTAATGGGTATATTGATTTTGCCGTTTTACGTCATATTTATGGCTTTTTCGGTCAACAATATCGAACATAAGAACGATACCTGGAAAACACTTTTCGCCCAACCCTTAAATAAACTATCTATCTATGCCGCCAAGTATTTTTATGCCGTAATACTGGTGGTTATCTGTCTGTTTTTGTTCGGCGTGCTCTCGTTTGCCTTTGGTCACTTACTTCAGGCGCTTGTTCCCAGGTATAATTTCAATCAATACGATCCCTCCCCACTTTTAATCAAGTTTTATATCAAGCTGTTTCTTTCCTCTTTAGGTATCTTATCCATTCAATTTATACTTAGTTTGCTTTGGGGCGATTTTTTAAAGCCAATGGGAATCGGCTTTGTGGGCACCATTATGGGTATAATTACAGGCAATTTGGGCTGGAAATATGCTTACCTGATCCCTTATAGCCATCCATCGTTAGTGCTAAGTAGTAGTTCTTCAGCCAAAAATCTATCCAACCCGGCAAACATTGAGATTTTTAACCAGGCAATTTACACGAGCTTAATTTATGCCGTGGCTCTTTTTGTAATTGGCTATTTCATCGTAACTAAAAAAAGTATTAAATAG